One Paenibacillus sp. SYP-B4298 genomic window, CAGACGTTCCCGGCAGACTATGATTTCATGGATGCTGATCCCCATTATGTATGCGGCATGAGCGTGCCGCCACTAATGATGGAGCGGATCGCCGAGCAGATCCGACTGCAGTGGTTTGAAAAATAAAAAGGAGAGGCGCTGACACGCCCCTCCCCATGAACCAGGTAACCCCGGCTGAGATAGCGGCCCGCCGCGCGCGGCACTTTGCAGACATCCGCTATCTCGCTTCCCATAATACAGGAAAGCCGAGGTTACCACAATATGACATCACATAAAAACGATCTTTTGTTACAACATGAGCTTGAAGTCATGCAGGGAATACTCGAAAGCAAAGAGCAGTATCGCCGCATTATCAAGGCCGCGGTCGCTCGCTGGGTGAAGGATTTTCAAGAGAATCGGATCGAGATCAACACTGTCGACGACCTGCGGAAGCTGATCGAGCTGGATATAGAGCTGCAGAAGGATACTCTTTAATTACTTCTTCAGTTTCAATTTGATCTATTGCAACAGAAAATTTCTTGAGGAAGTTCTTTCTCGTGTTCGAAATATAGAGATGAGCGCAGTATACCAAGAAGAGTACTACAAAAATCAATGCCAGAGCAAAAATGTTATTAAAAAAATCTGTTGTAAATCCTGCGAGTTCATTACTCATTTTCTGTTTCACTTCAGATTTTTCGGGAAGAACGGAAACAAATGCTATGGTTGCTGCAAGCAGAGAAACCAGAACAGCTGTGATTCCAATGATGCCGTTCACCAAATTTGTCTCGAACGTTTCGTCTCCGTAGTAGTAGCGAACATTGTTCTTCAGCTCCCTGTAACAGTAATCAGACATTACTTTGGTGTTACAGTAAATAGATTGTATTGATTTAATCATTCTCTTTTTTTCTTTATTGGTGAGACGATGACCGAAACATTCGAACACTATGTTTTTCACGCGCCTACTGTGAATTAATTCAAAGAGAAAAATAAATACTGCGAAAACGAGCACAACAACAAAAATAATTAAAAGAATCAATTATATTAACTCTCCTTCATTTGGAAATATATATCTATTATCGGTCACGGGGGTGGTGATATGTAGTGGCCAGAGAAAGAAGTCCAGAGCGGGACAAGGCAAAGCAAATGTGGCTAGAGAGCGGCGGGACGATGAAGCTAAAGGACATCGCCGCCGCTCTTTCTATTGGTGAAACTCAGGTTAGGAAATGGAAGAGTCAGGACAAATGGGCCGCTGATTTGAATAGTAACGTTACCAATGAAAGCAATAGTAACGTTACCAAACGAAAGGGAGCGCCAAAAGGGAACAAGAACGCCGTCGGCAACAAAGGCGGCGCCCCGAAGGGCAACCAGAACGCCAAGGGCAACCGCGGCGGGAAGGGCGGGCCGCATGGGAACAAGAAGGCGGTCAAGACGGGTGAACATGAGTCCATCTGGTTTGACACGCTGGACGAGGATGAGAAGGAGCTGCTGGACGAGATAGACACCGATCCGATCGCCCAAGCAGACGAATCTATCACGCTGCTAACCATCAGGGAGCGGCGCATGCTAAAACGCATCAAGCGGCTGACTGAAGGCTTGACGGAGAAGCAGCGGCGCGTGCTGCAGCAGCTCCGAACGGTCAAAGAGGCTATCCCGGTGCATGATGAGCGGAGCGGGCAGACAAAGACGGTTGTTAGCTCCCGTGACGAGTTGGTGGTCTCGGAAATCGAGGAGACTTCCTACCGAGCGATCGAGGACATAATTCGGATCGAGGAGGCGCTGACCCGGGTGCAAGCCCAGAAGATTAAGGCGGTGGAACTCAAGAACCGCTTGATGGACGAGGAAAGGCAAGTCCGGATCGAGAAGCTGAAATTTGAGTTGCAGATGCTGCGCGGCGGTGAAGCTGACGATACGCGGGACGATGGCTTTATCGAGGCGTTGAAAGGACGAGCTGCGGAGGTGTGGGCTGATGGCACGCCTGAAGCTTAAGCCGCCGCCGTTCAAGTGGAAGCCATTCAGCGAGAAGCAAGTGAAGGTGCTGACCTGGTGGATGCCAGAAAGCCCGCATCATGAAATGGATGGCATCATCTGTGACGGATCTGTTCGTGCCGGCAAGACAGTGGCCATGTCGCTCAGCTATGTATTCTGGGCGATGGAGAGCTTCAACGGTGAGCAGTTTGGCATGGCTGGCAAGACAATCGGCGCATTGCGGCGGAACGTTATCGGACCGCTCAAACGA contains:
- the terS gene encoding phage terminase small subunit, giving the protein MARERSPERDKAKQMWLESGGTMKLKDIAAALSIGETQVRKWKSQDKWAADLNSNVTNESNSNVTKRKGAPKGNKNAVGNKGGAPKGNQNAKGNRGGKGGPHGNKKAVKTGEHESIWFDTLDEDEKELLDEIDTDPIAQADESITLLTIRERRMLKRIKRLTEGLTEKQRRVLQQLRTVKEAIPVHDERSGQTKTVVSSRDELVVSEIEETSYRAIEDIIRIEEALTRVQAQKIKAVELKNRLMDEERQVRIEKLKFELQMLRGGEADDTRDDGFIEALKGRAAEVWADGTPEA